From the genome of Cytobacillus firmus, one region includes:
- a CDS encoding transglutaminase TgpA family protein, with translation MGYQRVQKDFATFLLYVLGFFLLWEWLRPVEELTDTSNIIVFLVFLVLSLLLAFFGVSPVMSSIIKVLYILYELHYLYFEGSFFQFSWIEAFASDIWHNFGLLAERDWPAITNLFRSLLFFILLWLMTYLIQYWLINRRQIFIFFFMTLIYITVLDTFTPYTADAAIVRTVIAGFAVMGILTFNHLLEQEGLKKEASLSRKWMIPLTALIALSTGLGFAAPKAEPIWPDPVPFIKSYGQNSGGDGPGIQKIGYGEDDSRLGGPFIGDNAVVFRAEVESRHYWKVETKDTYTGKGWVTSQPEGEYLPFGLGEEIPVTSFIDNDAIETTEEVSSVYTFMNYPHVVYPLGLKSIKASPFITYELETATEKIRTLDSGRPFALEDYKLGFAVPEYSVTAMKASGAQAESLPEEFLSRYTQLPEELPKRVRELAQEITQDKPDWFEKARELERYFRRAEYTYSQTDVAVPVENEDYVDQFLFDTKQGYCDNFSSSMVVMARSIGLPARWVKGYTEGELKQSLGSGLRLFEITNNNAHSWVEIYFPEMGWVPFEPTQGFNNNVQFNFDAAGQNTSQPEAEEPKETETPVKPDKPEVTSSKESAFTLEKLWGNIESFFKEHWKVIGAAAAAAALLVIVIFQKRGKWLPHYFIWRFKRTRNDEHFSKAYLILLKELDRYGLKRKSGQTLRDYAKYVDSFFSTREMSRLTAHYEELVYRGVLKEGSWNDTKELWENLIKRTIA, from the coding sequence ATGGGATATCAGCGGGTTCAAAAGGATTTTGCCACCTTTCTTCTTTATGTTCTTGGCTTTTTCTTATTATGGGAATGGCTGCGCCCGGTTGAAGAGCTGACAGATACGTCGAATATTATCGTTTTCCTTGTGTTCCTTGTATTGTCACTCCTGCTGGCTTTCTTTGGTGTAAGTCCAGTAATGAGCAGTATTATTAAGGTGCTTTATATTTTATATGAGCTGCATTATTTATATTTTGAAGGCTCCTTTTTTCAGTTTTCATGGATAGAAGCATTTGCATCGGATATATGGCACAACTTTGGTTTGCTTGCTGAGAGAGACTGGCCCGCCATAACCAATCTTTTCAGAAGCCTGCTGTTTTTCATACTGCTGTGGCTGATGACCTATTTGATTCAGTACTGGCTGATTAATCGCAGGCAGATTTTCATTTTCTTTTTCATGACACTCATTTATATAACAGTTCTGGACACCTTTACGCCTTACACGGCAGACGCAGCGATTGTCAGGACAGTTATTGCGGGCTTTGCGGTTATGGGCATCTTAACGTTTAACCATCTTCTGGAGCAGGAAGGGCTGAAGAAAGAAGCCTCTCTATCGCGAAAATGGATGATTCCGCTGACTGCCCTGATCGCGCTAAGCACCGGATTGGGATTTGCTGCTCCTAAGGCAGAACCGATTTGGCCTGATCCTGTTCCGTTTATTAAATCCTATGGGCAAAACAGCGGGGGTGATGGACCGGGCATTCAGAAAATCGGCTATGGTGAAGACGATTCCCGCCTTGGCGGCCCTTTTATAGGAGATAACGCTGTTGTTTTCAGGGCGGAAGTGGAGTCCCGCCATTACTGGAAGGTGGAAACGAAAGATACGTATACAGGCAAGGGATGGGTAACCTCCCAGCCTGAAGGGGAATATCTTCCGTTCGGATTGGGAGAGGAAATCCCGGTTACATCGTTCATCGACAACGATGCAATTGAAACCACTGAAGAAGTAAGCTCCGTTTATACATTTATGAATTACCCTCATGTGGTGTATCCATTAGGGTTAAAAAGTATTAAAGCTTCGCCTTTCATTACCTATGAGCTGGAAACGGCCACAGAAAAGATCCGGACATTGGATAGTGGAAGGCCATTTGCATTGGAAGATTACAAATTGGGTTTTGCGGTGCCTGAATACAGTGTAACTGCCATGAAGGCATCGGGAGCACAAGCGGAATCACTTCCTGAGGAATTTTTGTCCCGATATACACAGCTGCCTGAAGAATTACCAAAAAGAGTCAGGGAGCTGGCGCAGGAAATCACTCAGGATAAGCCGGATTGGTTTGAAAAAGCGAGGGAGCTGGAGAGGTATTTCCGAAGGGCAGAATATACCTACAGCCAGACAGACGTAGCTGTTCCGGTTGAGAATGAGGATTATGTGGACCAATTTTTATTTGATACCAAGCAGGGGTATTGCGACAATTTCTCTTCTTCCATGGTGGTTATGGCGAGGTCAATCGGATTGCCGGCAAGATGGGTGAAGGGCTATACAGAAGGAGAATTAAAGCAATCGCTCGGGTCTGGTCTCCGTTTATTTGAAATAACCAATAATAATGCCCATTCATGGGTAGAAATTTATTTTCCTGAAATGGGCTGGGTTCCATTTGAACCAACTCAGGGTTTCAATAATAACGTTCAGTTCAACTTTGACGCTGCAGGCCAAAATACGAGCCAGCCGGAGGCAGAAGAGCCAAAAGAGACTGAGACTCCTGTCAAGCCGGACAAGCCTGAAGTAACATCATCGAAAGAATCGGCGTTTACTTTAGAAAAGCTTTGGGGCAATATAGAGTCTTTCTTTAAAGAACATTGGAAAGTCATCGGAGCAGCCGCAGCGGCAGCTGCTTTGCTTGTTATCGTGATTTTTCAAAAACGGGGTAAATGGCTTCCTCATTATTTCATCTGGAGATTTAAAAGAACAAGAAATGATGAGCACTTCTCCAAGGCTTACCTGATTCTTTTAAAAGAATTAGACCGATACGGGTTAAAACGGAAAAGCGGACAAACCTTAAGGGATTATGCCAAGTATGTTGACAGCTTTTTCTCAACAAGGGAAATGAGCAGGCTGACAGCACACTACGAAGAGCTTGTCTACAGGGGGGTCCTGAAAGAAGGAAGCTGGAATGATACGAAGGAATTGTGGGAAAATTTAATTAAAAGGACAATAGCTTGA